A stretch of Crossiella cryophila DNA encodes these proteins:
- a CDS encoding TetR/AcrR family transcriptional regulator C-terminal domain-containing protein: MALDRETVVRTALEVLDEVGLDALTLRRIATSLEVQAPALYWHFKNKQELVDEMATQVLRAAHEPPEEGLDWREIARRSGVGLRRALLAHRDGARMVAGTHLTDTSAYDSMERALSTFTKAGFSLSAAISGLTTIYHFTVGFVIEEQAVHPTPAERDPRYDFAARAARMDTAATPLAVAAGKELFSDFDRRYRQGLELIVRGLAG, translated from the coding sequence ATGGCTCTGGATCGCGAGACTGTGGTGCGCACCGCACTCGAGGTGCTCGACGAGGTCGGCCTGGACGCGCTGACCCTGCGCCGCATCGCCACCAGCCTGGAGGTCCAGGCCCCCGCGCTGTACTGGCACTTCAAGAACAAGCAGGAACTCGTCGACGAGATGGCCACCCAGGTGCTGCGCGCCGCGCACGAACCCCCCGAGGAGGGCCTGGACTGGCGGGAGATCGCCCGCCGCTCCGGGGTCGGCCTGCGGCGCGCGCTGCTGGCCCACCGCGACGGCGCGCGCATGGTCGCGGGCACCCACCTGACCGACACCAGCGCCTACGACTCGATGGAACGAGCGCTGTCGACCTTCACCAAAGCCGGGTTCAGCCTGTCGGCGGCGATCTCCGGGCTGACCACGATCTACCACTTCACCGTGGGCTTCGTGATCGAGGAACAGGCCGTGCACCCCACCCCGGCCGAACGCGATCCGCGCTATGACTTCGCCGCCCGCGCCGCCCGGATGGACACCGCCGCGACCCCACTGGCGGTGGCCGCGGGCAAGGAGCTGTTCAGCGACTTCGACCGCCGCTACCGGCAGGGCCTGGAACTCATCGTGCGCGGCCTGGCCGGCTGA
- a CDS encoding VOC family protein, with protein sequence MRPLGVLQCLVLHCPAPRRLAAFYQELLGGEVNRPDRRWAVNADWSTLHLPDGRVLCFQRQPGHRRPVWGDSQRPQLAHLDIDVADLSAAHERVLELGATLLDSALGRGWQVYADPAGHPFCLLGH encoded by the coding sequence GTGCGTCCCTTGGGTGTGCTCCAGTGCCTCGTCCTCCACTGCCCGGCCCCGCGCCGGCTGGCCGCCTTCTACCAGGAGCTGCTGGGCGGGGAGGTCAACCGGCCCGATCGGCGCTGGGCGGTCAACGCCGACTGGTCCACGCTGCACCTGCCTGATGGCCGGGTGCTCTGTTTCCAGCGTCAGCCAGGGCACCGGCGGCCGGTCTGGGGTGACTCGCAGCGGCCGCAGCTGGCACACCTGGACATCGACGTCGCCGACCTCTCCGCCGCGCACGAGCGGGTGCTGGAGCTGGGGGCGACCTTGCTGGACAGTGCGCTGGGCCGGGGCTGGCAGGTCTACGCCGATCCGGCCGGGCACCCGTTCTGCCTGCTGGGCCACTGA
- a CDS encoding HhH-GPD-type base excision DNA repair protein, whose amino-acid sequence MTRTLCLAQDPAADALLTESHLALLFGMLLDQQIPMEKAFKGPRVLADRLGELDVRQIAELDPEAFAAVMSQVPAVHRFPGSMGKRLQDLARFLVEHYDGQVDRLWTEGEPDGKEVLKRLKALPGFGDQKARIFLALLGKQRGVTPRGWRAAAGAYGEDGSRRSVADVVDTMTLTEVREFKKAAKAAAKA is encoded by the coding sequence ATGACTCGCACGCTGTGCCTGGCCCAGGACCCGGCCGCGGACGCCCTGCTCACCGAGAGCCACCTGGCGCTGCTCTTCGGCATGCTGCTGGACCAGCAGATCCCGATGGAGAAGGCGTTCAAGGGCCCCAGGGTGCTCGCCGACCGGCTCGGCGAGCTGGACGTCCGGCAGATCGCCGAACTCGACCCCGAGGCATTCGCCGCGGTGATGTCCCAGGTCCCCGCGGTGCACCGCTTCCCGGGCTCGATGGGCAAGCGCCTGCAGGACCTGGCCCGTTTCCTGGTCGAGCACTACGACGGCCAGGTCGACCGCCTGTGGACCGAGGGCGAGCCGGACGGCAAGGAAGTCCTCAAGCGGCTCAAGGCGCTGCCCGGCTTCGGCGACCAGAAGGCCCGGATCTTCCTGGCCCTGCTGGGCAAACAGCGCGGCGTGACCCCGCGAGGCTGGCGGGCGGCCGCGGGCGCCTACGGCGAGGACGGCTCACGGCGCAGCGTGGCCGATGTGGTGGACACCATGACCCTGACCGAGGTCCGCGAGTTCAAGAAGGCGGCCAAAGCCGCGGCCAAGGCTTAA
- a CDS encoding epoxide hydrolase family protein, which produces MSEIDPFRIDIPQSQLDDLHARLDLTRWPDELPGTGWDYGVPLDYLRELTEYWRHGYDWRVHEQRLNSFPQFTTEIDGQHLHFLHIRSLEPDAVPLIMTHGWPGSIVEFLDVIGPLTDPSGHGAPEGSPAFHLVLPSIPGYGFSGPTRETGWNVNRIATAFAELMRRLGYDRYGVQGGDWGSAISQAIAIADPAHVHAVHLNMLITRPDPEVTDLTEEELAKLATLNRYQDELSGYMKIQSTRPQTLSYGLTDSPVGQLAWIAEKFKEWTDSKSVPEDAVDRDHLLTNVMLYWLTGTAGSSARLYYESARSWGSQPPLTQPLAVAVFPHDLTQPVRRLAQKQFPTLTRWTEMPRGGHFAAMEEPDLFVSDVRNFFRDQLPM; this is translated from the coding sequence ATGAGCGAGATCGACCCCTTCCGCATCGACATCCCGCAGTCCCAGCTCGACGATCTGCACGCGCGGCTGGACCTGACCCGCTGGCCGGACGAGCTGCCCGGCACGGGCTGGGACTACGGGGTCCCGCTCGACTACCTGCGCGAGCTGACCGAGTACTGGCGACACGGTTACGACTGGCGGGTGCACGAGCAGCGGCTCAACTCCTTCCCCCAGTTCACCACCGAGATCGACGGCCAGCACCTGCACTTCCTGCACATCCGCTCCCTGGAGCCGGACGCGGTGCCGTTGATCATGACCCACGGCTGGCCCGGTTCGATCGTGGAGTTCCTCGACGTGATCGGCCCGCTGACCGACCCGAGCGGCCACGGCGCGCCCGAGGGCAGCCCCGCCTTCCACCTGGTGCTGCCCTCCATCCCCGGCTACGGCTTCTCCGGCCCCACCCGCGAGACCGGCTGGAACGTCAACCGGATCGCCACCGCCTTCGCCGAGCTGATGCGCCGCCTGGGCTATGACCGCTACGGCGTGCAGGGCGGGGACTGGGGCTCGGCGATCAGCCAGGCCATCGCCATCGCCGACCCCGCGCACGTGCACGCGGTGCACCTGAACATGCTCATCACCCGCCCCGATCCCGAGGTCACCGACCTGACCGAGGAGGAGCTGGCCAAGCTGGCCACGCTCAACCGCTACCAGGACGAGCTGTCCGGGTACATGAAGATCCAGTCCACCCGGCCGCAGACCCTCTCCTACGGCCTCACCGACTCCCCGGTGGGCCAGCTGGCCTGGATCGCGGAGAAGTTCAAGGAGTGGACCGACTCCAAGTCGGTGCCCGAGGACGCGGTGGATCGCGATCACCTGCTGACCAACGTGATGCTGTACTGGCTCACCGGCACCGCGGGCTCCTCGGCCCGGCTGTACTACGAGTCCGCGCGCAGCTGGGGCAGCCAGCCCCCGCTCACCCAGCCGCTGGCCGTGGCGGTCTTCCCGCACGATCTGACCCAGCCGGTCCGGCGCCTGGCCCAGAAGCAGTTCCCCACCCTGACCCGGTGGACGGAAATGCCGCGTGGCGGGCACTTCGCGGCCATGGAGGAACCCGACCTGTTCGTGTCGGATGTGCGGAACTTCTTCCGCGACCAGCTCCCGATGTGA